Proteins encoded within one genomic window of Methanoregula sp. UBA64:
- a CDS encoding CAP domain-containing protein, whose product MPRCDTCGKTVSLPFHCQYCGGNFCDEHRLPPNHACAGLAQWKKTPAPGVGIRYGSGGASAYGGGYANAPENRNARPSKKPLPYLKIAAVIVAAIVLLVIAFVLAGGCVQPANEGVAGSANATPASTAAEATVPGPTTTVTTTVTPSPTPTATTTKTRPNTGPTVSATQTTADGKTATAAATATLSVSGVSATPIPPPSVTPVPGKISEDPYTISTTGLAARVHELINSERQSYGLAPLAYDPALASIALSHSNDMALNNYFAHVNLAGKTPADRGNAAGYTCKKDYGSYYTIGIAENLFQNNLYTSVTETNGAYTYDWTAPEEIARSSVTGWMNSEGHRKNILTATYDREGIGVAIAADDKVYITENFC is encoded by the coding sequence ATGCCCCGCTGCGACACCTGTGGAAAAACCGTCTCGCTTCCCTTCCACTGCCAGTACTGCGGGGGGAACTTTTGCGACGAGCACCGGCTGCCGCCCAACCACGCGTGCGCCGGCCTTGCCCAGTGGAAAAAGACCCCGGCACCGGGCGTTGGCATCCGGTACGGCAGCGGGGGTGCGAGCGCGTACGGCGGGGGATACGCAAACGCACCGGAGAACCGGAACGCCCGGCCATCAAAAAAGCCTCTCCCGTACCTGAAGATCGCAGCCGTCATTGTTGCCGCGATCGTCCTGCTCGTGATCGCCTTTGTCCTTGCCGGGGGATGCGTCCAGCCGGCAAATGAGGGTGTGGCAGGAAGTGCGAACGCAACCCCGGCCTCGACCGCAGCGGAGGCCACGGTCCCGGGCCCGACAACAACCGTCACCACAACGGTCACTCCCTCGCCAACGCCCACCGCGACCACCACCAAAACACGGCCGAACACCGGCCCGACTGTCTCCGCCACGCAGACAACAGCGGACGGGAAGACGGCTACGGCCGCAGCCACCGCAACGCTGTCCGTCTCAGGAGTTTCGGCAACGCCCATCCCGCCGCCCTCCGTCACACCCGTTCCCGGTAAAATTTCAGAAGACCCGTACACGATCTCCACAACCGGTCTCGCAGCCCGGGTCCACGAACTGATCAATTCCGAGCGGCAGTCGTACGGCCTTGCCCCGCTCGCGTACGACCCGGCCCTTGCATCAATTGCGCTCTCGCACAGCAACGACATGGCGCTCAACAATTATTTCGCGCACGTCAACCTTGCCGGCAAGACCCCGGCAGACCGGGGAAATGCCGCGGGGTACACCTGTAAAAAGGACTACGGCTCCTATTACACGATCGGGATCGCGGAGAACCTCTTCCAGAACAATCTCTACACTTCGGTCACCGAGACAAACGGTGCGTACACCTACGACTGGACCGCGCCCGAGGAGATCGCACGGTCGTCGGTCACCGGCTGGATGAACAGCGAAGGCCACCGGAAAAATATCCTGACCGCGACCTACGACCGCGAGGGAATAGGGGTCGCGATTGCTGCGGACGACAAGGTCTACATCACCGAGAACTTCTGCTGA
- a CDS encoding nitroreductase family protein codes for MELKDCVMQRYATKKFDGKKIPEKKVDELLDLVRFAPSALNLQPWKIRIVTDQKTKEELRKVSNDQEQVTTCSHLLVFCADSDYDTLIQRLGALMKKNHVPDEVIGKVTGMAAMFAGSMAKDQRAAWSQAQTYLALGNALNGAKALGFDSCPMGGFDPAGYTRILKIPGHLVPVMLCPIGYAADTQGPKIRYERDEIVF; via the coding sequence ATGGAATTGAAAGACTGCGTGATGCAGCGGTATGCGACAAAAAAGTTTGACGGCAAAAAAATTCCCGAGAAAAAGGTGGACGAGCTCCTCGATCTCGTGCGGTTCGCGCCTTCGGCCCTGAACCTCCAGCCCTGGAAGATCAGGATCGTGACCGATCAGAAGACAAAAGAAGAGCTGAGGAAAGTATCAAACGATCAGGAGCAGGTGACGACCTGTTCGCATCTTTTGGTATTCTGCGCCGATTCGGATTATGATACCTTAATACAGCGGCTCGGGGCTCTCATGAAAAAGAACCATGTTCCGGACGAGGTCATCGGAAAAGTTACCGGCATGGCAGCGATGTTTGCCGGCAGCATGGCAAAAGATCAGCGGGCCGCGTGGTCGCAGGCCCAGACCTACCTTGCGCTCGGGAACGCACTTAACGGCGCAAAGGCGCTCGGTTTCGATTCCTGCCCGATGGGAGGATTCGACCCGGCCGGGTATACCCGGATCCTCAAGATCCCCGGGCATCTCGTGCCCGTGATGCTCTGCCCGATCGGGTACGCGGCGGATACGCAGGGGCCAAAGATCCGGTACGAGCGGGACGAGATTGTGTTCTGA
- a CDS encoding type II toxin-antitoxin system PemK/MazF family toxin, producing MGTYRRGDVVLAVVPFNGYDGAKTRPAIVLAVREDAGIVVCPVSSRPATDAPCVPIGLDDFSEGGLDLFSESFALATRITVIPAGAVIAKKGRLTVDAIDAVAAEAPRDPAPGKNRKGGRRK from the coding sequence ATGGGAACCTACCGCAGGGGAGACGTGGTACTTGCCGTTGTGCCCTTCAACGGCTACGATGGCGCCAAGACCCGGCCGGCGATTGTTCTGGCGGTGCGGGAGGACGCCGGGATCGTGGTCTGCCCGGTCAGCAGCCGGCCCGCAACCGATGCCCCGTGCGTCCCGATCGGGCTTGACGATTTTAGCGAAGGCGGGCTCGATCTCTTCAGTGAAAGTTTCGCCCTTGCGACCCGCATCACCGTGATCCCGGCCGGGGCCGTGATTGCAAAAAAAGGCCGGCTCACCGTGGATGCGATCGATGCGGTTGCCGCAGAGGCGCCCCGGGACCCTGCACCGGGAAAGAACCGGAAGGGCGGCCGGCGGAAATGA
- a CDS encoding ABC transporter ATP-binding protein, whose translation MITARSLTKVYDSSAALDSVSFEFPDAGILGVIGHNGAGKTTLLKMVAGLVVPTSGELMVNGIDVVRDPSALKVTLGYLPEESRLYETMTAEDYLAFFGEIYGLKKDEITTRTRRLFAALSLETDRKKLGEFSKGMKRKAAIARSLIHDPAFLVYDEPTSGLDPMTSRFIAEYLKKLKAAGKTIVLSAHNLYQVEAICDRVMILRRGKIVADGTMAELREQFGSITYTVWFSAPDPARIDRAAVPFRADETGLACDAPDMESLNAISAAIAAAGGRVERIESRYPSLEEMLVTIGK comes from the coding sequence ATGATAACCGCCCGCAGCCTCACGAAAGTCTACGACAGTTCTGCCGCGCTCGACAGCGTGAGCTTTGAGTTTCCCGACGCGGGGATCCTCGGGGTCATCGGCCATAATGGCGCCGGGAAGACGACACTGTTGAAGATGGTTGCCGGCCTTGTCGTCCCTACCTCCGGCGAACTCATGGTAAACGGGATCGATGTGGTCCGCGACCCGTCAGCGCTCAAGGTCACGCTCGGCTACCTTCCCGAAGAGTCCCGGCTCTACGAGACGATGACCGCAGAAGACTACCTGGCATTCTTCGGCGAGATCTACGGGCTCAAAAAAGACGAGATAACGACCCGGACCCGCCGGCTCTTTGCGGCCCTTTCGCTTGAAACGGACAGGAAGAAACTCGGCGAATTTTCCAAAGGCATGAAACGCAAGGCCGCGATCGCCCGCTCGCTCATCCACGACCCGGCATTTCTCGTGTACGACGAACCGACAAGCGGGCTCGACCCGATGACCTCGCGGTTCATTGCCGAGTACTTAAAAAAATTAAAGGCTGCGGGAAAGACGATCGTGCTCTCGGCCCACAACCTGTACCAGGTCGAGGCGATCTGCGACCGGGTGATGATCCTCCGGCGCGGGAAGATCGTGGCGGACGGCACCATGGCCGAGCTCCGCGAACAGTTCGGCTCGATCACGTACACGGTCTGGTTTAGCGCGCCCGACCCGGCCCGGATCGACCGGGCGGCCGTGCCGTTCCGGGCGGACGAGACCGGGCTTGCCTGCGATGCCCCGGATATGGAGTCGCTCAACGCCATCTCTGCGGCAATTGCGGCAGCGGGCGGCCGGGTGGAGCGGATCGAGTCGCGGTACCCGTCGCTCGAAGAGATGCTCGTTACGATCGGGAAATAA
- a CDS encoding ABC transporter permease, with amino-acid sequence MGAAREIATIARWEVKKTFSVMSRGLLPVAIVLFLLLIAVTGFAAQSGLHIQDGMYRLATDDPQVASLFASDARFAVYVVDPAAIPPAIAPYDLAIAGGRVYTAQTEKGKSAQKTLERDYAKYKAAVYTGADDLFAAYPLWIDTQSVASELNFSAPEAGRFVPAPPGRGPLVPAGTVEDVPTPSPALGVTKEDIRAGLVASSSQNTQVSRYTDVLSTQKSVMGTFVTPDQLSPPLPFDSIILVFVFIFPLYFTSQFFMMSIMNERIERQGEPLLSTPVKTAYIITGKMLPYFFGMLLICAVLTLYIRAPLSILLPLVPVILFFLASALVIGMLARSFKELSFISIFFSTVATSYLFFPSIFANVHVISLISPLTLIVLTIEGTAWTAADYCYATVLFWLTSAVLFYIAARNFNEERLFSEKPLLPRCREFLAGAISRAHPYASLFCIALATIPFVFMAQMMGLVVLFNLPMPVSLVLLIVFAAFVEEAAKAAGIYTFFLLDPAFFTTKRLVLACAATAFGFLVGEKLLLFATLAEITESVFGNVLFLSLGVLWLPFLLHFACLLIVAFSLKRWGRIGAAAGLVAAGILHCGYNLYFLKGWLT; translated from the coding sequence ATGGGCGCTGCACGCGAGATTGCCACCATCGCACGCTGGGAGGTAAAAAAGACCTTCTCGGTCATGTCGCGCGGCCTCCTCCCGGTTGCCATCGTTCTTTTCCTCCTCCTTATCGCGGTCACGGGGTTTGCGGCCCAGAGCGGCCTGCACATCCAGGACGGGATGTACCGGCTCGCCACCGACGACCCGCAGGTCGCTTCCCTGTTTGCGTCCGATGCCCGGTTCGCGGTGTACGTTGTCGATCCCGCAGCCATTCCGCCGGCGATTGCGCCGTACGATCTTGCGATTGCCGGCGGCAGGGTGTACACGGCGCAGACCGAAAAAGGAAAGTCCGCGCAGAAGACGCTCGAACGCGATTACGCAAAGTACAAGGCCGCGGTCTATACCGGTGCGGACGATCTCTTTGCCGCGTACCCGCTCTGGATCGATACCCAGAGCGTTGCAAGCGAGCTCAACTTCTCTGCGCCCGAGGCCGGCCGGTTCGTGCCGGCGCCGCCCGGCCGGGGGCCGCTCGTACCTGCCGGGACAGTGGAAGATGTCCCGACGCCGTCGCCGGCGCTCGGGGTAACAAAAGAGGATATCCGGGCCGGTCTTGTCGCCTCGTCCTCGCAGAACACGCAGGTCTCGCGCTACACGGACGTGCTCTCCACCCAAAAATCCGTGATGGGCACCTTTGTCACCCCGGACCAGCTCTCGCCCCCGCTCCCGTTCGACTCGATCATCCTTGTCTTTGTCTTCATCTTCCCGCTCTACTTCACCTCGCAGTTTTTCATGATGAGCATCATGAACGAGCGGATCGAACGGCAGGGCGAGCCCCTCCTCTCCACGCCGGTAAAAACCGCGTATATCATCACCGGCAAGATGCTCCCGTACTTTTTCGGGATGCTTCTCATCTGCGCCGTGCTCACGCTCTACATCCGCGCCCCGCTCTCCATTCTCCTGCCTCTCGTCCCGGTCATTCTGTTTTTTTTGGCAAGCGCTCTTGTCATCGGGATGCTTGCCCGGAGCTTCAAGGAGCTCTCATTCATCTCGATCTTTTTCTCGACCGTGGCGACCTCGTACCTGTTCTTCCCCAGCATCTTTGCAAACGTGCACGTGATCAGCCTGATCTCGCCGCTCACGCTCATTGTCCTCACGATCGAAGGCACCGCGTGGACGGCGGCGGACTACTGCTACGCGACCGTGCTCTTCTGGCTCACGAGCGCTGTGCTCTTTTACATTGCGGCCCGGAACTTTAACGAGGAACGCCTCTTCTCGGAAAAACCGCTCCTGCCCCGGTGCCGCGAATTTTTGGCCGGCGCCATCTCCCGCGCCCACCCGTATGCCTCGCTCTTCTGCATTGCCCTTGCCACGATCCCGTTCGTCTTCATGGCGCAGATGATGGGCCTTGTCGTGCTCTTCAACCTGCCCATGCCGGTCTCGCTCGTGCTCCTCATCGTCTTTGCGGCATTTGTCGAGGAGGCGGCAAAGGCGGCCGGGATCTACACGTTCTTCCTTTTGGACCCGGCCTTTTTTACCACGAAACGGCTGGTCCTTGCCTGCGCTGCAACGGCGTTCGGGTTTCTCGTGGGCGAGAAGCTCCTGCTCTTTGCAACGCTTGCCGAGATCACCGAATCGGTCTTCGGGAACGTCCTCTTTTTGTCGCTCGGCGTGCTCTGGCTGCCCTTTTTGCTCCACTTCGCCTGCCTCCTCATTGTCGCGTTCTCCCTGAAGCGCTGGGGCCGGATCGGTGCGGCTGCCGGTCTCGTCGCCGCCGGCATCCTCCACTGCGGCTATAACCTGTACTTCCTCAAGGGGTGGCTCACATGA
- a CDS encoding ABC transporter permease, with the protein MKARHVKIVAKKELGGLFSEKTILLAVLLQLFIALFSSFLMVGLSSMYDPSALAGRSHFRYDIGYAGNTSLLLRDLENSNLFRVHRVDLSTGVELLKERQLSAVVYAPDTAPGADEPVKITLYTLKSDIMGAVADARLKSVFLKYEGELREARIDRIADRPVPLDIPASSDASGYFEFVYGLLIPLLVFLPGIISAALVIDLITEEYQHDTLETLVSTPVSVAEAVWGKALACVVLVPVQAGAWLLLLSANHIPVADPALILLHVTLGSLVLILIAALVALHYRERTAAQFVFSTALVVIMLFVLAIPGNPLNLVARLAVGTAGIEQWIVLAGAGAAAVLLGMAVGRFAGTAGRQLHTGKN; encoded by the coding sequence ATGAAGGCCCGGCACGTGAAGATCGTTGCAAAAAAAGAGCTGGGCGGCCTTTTTTCAGAAAAGACGATCCTCTTAGCCGTCCTGCTCCAGCTGTTTATCGCGCTCTTCTCGTCATTTTTGATGGTCGGGCTCTCCTCGATGTACGATCCCTCCGCTCTTGCCGGCCGCTCGCACTTCCGCTACGATATCGGCTATGCCGGGAACACGTCGCTCCTTTTGCGCGATCTCGAGAACAGCAACCTGTTCCGGGTCCACCGGGTCGATCTCTCGACCGGGGTAGAGCTCTTGAAAGAACGCCAGCTCTCCGCGGTGGTCTACGCCCCCGACACCGCGCCCGGCGCGGACGAGCCGGTCAAGATCACGCTCTACACGCTCAAGAGCGACATCATGGGCGCGGTCGCCGATGCCCGGCTCAAGAGCGTCTTTTTGAAATACGAGGGCGAGCTCCGCGAGGCCCGGATCGACCGGATCGCCGACCGGCCCGTTCCGCTCGACATCCCGGCATCTTCGGATGCCAGCGGGTACTTCGAGTTCGTGTACGGGCTTTTGATCCCGCTGCTCGTCTTTTTGCCCGGGATCATCTCGGCAGCGCTCGTGATCGATCTCATCACCGAGGAGTACCAGCACGATACGCTGGAGACGCTCGTCTCGACGCCCGTGAGTGTTGCCGAGGCGGTCTGGGGCAAGGCGCTTGCCTGCGTGGTGCTCGTGCCGGTCCAGGCCGGCGCGTGGCTCCTGCTGCTCTCGGCAAACCATATCCCGGTCGCGGACCCGGCCCTCATCCTGCTCCACGTCACGCTCGGGTCCCTTGTCCTGATCCTCATCGCGGCGCTCGTTGCGCTCCACTACCGGGAGCGGACCGCGGCGCAGTTTGTCTTCTCGACCGCGCTTGTGGTCATCATGCTCTTTGTGCTTGCCATCCCGGGGAACCCGCTCAACCTTGTCGCCCGGCTCGCGGTCGGGACCGCGGGAATAGAACAGTGGATCGTGCTTGCCGGCGCAGGTGCGGCAGCGGTCCTGCTCGGGATGGCAGTCGGGCGGTTTGCAGGAACGGCCGGCCGCCAGCTCCATACCGGGAAAAACTAA
- a CDS encoding RDD family protein, with protein sequence MYCPKCGKETDTSGQFCQWCGTPIEAAPAVPGVAAAEEAEETPDVGVYAGLGRRFVAFIVDFILIAIFGIIAVSFFNQVNGIMYLYYIAFLHAPIASLTTAGTPAAALAPIVAALGLLVIVVPWLYYAGFESSRGQATPGKVLMRLEVTDLEGNRVSFARATLRFFGKFISLIIIFIGFVMIGVTKKRQGLHDKIAGCLVLLQA encoded by the coding sequence ATGTACTGTCCAAAATGTGGAAAAGAGACTGATACCTCCGGACAATTCTGCCAGTGGTGTGGCACCCCGATCGAAGCCGCCCCGGCAGTGCCGGGCGTTGCTGCCGCTGAGGAGGCCGAGGAAACCCCCGATGTCGGCGTGTACGCCGGTCTCGGGCGGCGTTTTGTTGCTTTTATCGTCGATTTCATCCTTATCGCCATCTTTGGCATCATCGCCGTCTCATTCTTCAACCAGGTCAACGGGATTATGTACCTGTACTATATCGCTTTCCTGCACGCGCCCATCGCCTCCCTCACGACCGCCGGCACGCCGGCAGCGGCCCTCGCCCCCATTGTTGCGGCGCTCGGCCTCCTTGTGATCGTGGTCCCGTGGCTCTACTATGCGGGCTTTGAGTCGTCCCGCGGGCAGGCAACGCCGGGGAAAGTCCTCATGCGCCTTGAAGTGACCGACCTTGAGGGGAACCGTGTCTCCTTTGCCCGGGCAACCCTCCGGTTCTTCGGGAAATTCATCTCGCTTATCATCATCTTCATCGGTTTTGTCATGATCGGGGTCACGAAGAAGCGTCAGGGGCTTCACGACAAGATCGCCGGCTGCCTCGTACTCCTTCAGGCTTAA
- a CDS encoding SemiSWEET family sugar transporter — translation MDTITLVGFIAGTLTTAAYIPQVVRSWRLKETKDLSLSMLVLYAAGVSLWLVYGIWVNSLPVIAANGVSLVLILVLLGIKLKYH, via the coding sequence ATGGACACCATCACGCTCGTGGGATTTATTGCCGGAACGCTCACCACGGCAGCCTACATCCCGCAGGTTGTCCGGAGCTGGCGCTTAAAGGAGACAAAAGACCTCTCCCTTTCCATGCTCGTGCTCTACGCAGCCGGGGTCTCCCTCTGGCTCGTGTACGGGATCTGGGTAAATTCCCTGCCGGTTATCGCGGCAAACGGGGTCTCGCTTGTGCTGATCCTCGTCCTGCTCGGGATCAAACTGAAGTACCACTGA
- a CDS encoding YybH family protein, whose translation MDTTSDERRQDVIAAVREMNRLWTETWDEEGFGRFIHPDAVAVAPTTPGRLEGRDAYVAGWKGFVQAATIHEWKESGHRVSFFCRDTCAVLSYFFTIRFSANGQEVAMKGRDLFTLVKLRGRWLVVSDQFSPEPVQG comes from the coding sequence ATGGACACTACCTCAGACGAACGCAGGCAGGACGTGATTGCCGCAGTCCGCGAGATGAACCGGCTCTGGACAGAGACCTGGGACGAGGAAGGCTTTGGCCGCTTCATCCACCCGGACGCGGTCGCAGTCGCCCCGACCACCCCGGGACGGCTCGAAGGCCGGGACGCGTACGTGGCGGGATGGAAGGGATTTGTGCAGGCCGCAACAATCCACGAGTGGAAGGAGTCCGGGCACCGGGTAAGTTTCTTCTGCCGGGACACCTGCGCCGTGCTCTCGTACTTCTTTACGATCCGGTTTTCCGCAAACGGGCAGGAAGTTGCGATGAAGGGGCGGGATCTCTTCACGCTCGTAAAACTGCGGGGCCGCTGGCTCGTGGTTTCCGACCAGTTCTCGCCCGAGCCGGTGCAGGGATAA
- a CDS encoding ATP-binding protein: protein MEPGSESAIEPEDFALFDQLPSGIAIIDEDYTIRFWNRCLEYWTGRKREGLLQKNILEEFPSLRQPSVIARFPQVFSGETPVYFSSRFHPHLIPSLLPDGSLRVEKGSVLPVKRAGKILAMVVIEDVTDLNIQVTGLHRMRVIAENELAERKKAEESLRTANAKLSLFSDVTIQDIRNQLVAARGFNHMIGHSLEDLDRIRMFSAKIDRQLEIIEKYVSLILDFEPLGKEPPRWYAMRDAIDQAKLLAQFPDVIEGPEIEGLEIYAPPLLDRIMANFLDNAKRHGRTATEVRISFLPEDSSGTLVIEDNGQGVPADKKEYIFGKGLGTKTKLSLYHTRELLAITGISIRETGVDGKGTRFELRIPGDCFRTGPGVTG from the coding sequence ATGGAACCCGGGTCTGAATCCGCAATCGAACCTGAAGATTTTGCGCTGTTTGACCAGCTCCCCTCAGGCATCGCCATCATCGACGAGGACTACACGATCCGGTTCTGGAACCGGTGCCTCGAATACTGGACCGGGAGAAAGCGGGAGGGGTTGCTCCAAAAAAATATACTTGAAGAATTTCCTTCGCTCAGGCAGCCATCGGTTATTGCCCGCTTCCCCCAGGTATTTTCCGGTGAGACGCCGGTCTATTTTTCGTCCCGGTTTCATCCCCACCTCATCCCCTCTCTCCTGCCTGACGGGAGCTTGCGGGTGGAGAAAGGATCGGTGCTTCCGGTGAAACGTGCCGGAAAAATCCTTGCGATGGTGGTGATAGAAGATGTCACCGATCTCAATATACAGGTCACCGGTCTCCACAGGATGCGGGTCATTGCAGAAAATGAACTTGCCGAGCGCAAAAAAGCCGAGGAATCCCTCAGGACAGCAAATGCAAAACTCAGCCTTTTTTCCGATGTCACCATTCAGGATATCAGAAACCAGCTTGTGGCGGCCCGGGGATTCAACCACATGATCGGTCACTCCCTTGAAGACCTCGACAGGATCCGGATGTTCTCCGCAAAGATCGACCGGCAGCTTGAGATTATCGAGAAATATGTCTCACTGATCCTCGATTTCGAGCCGCTCGGAAAAGAGCCGCCCCGCTGGTACGCTATGCGGGACGCGATCGACCAGGCAAAACTCCTGGCGCAGTTCCCTGACGTGATCGAAGGCCCCGAAATTGAAGGCCTGGAGATCTACGCCCCCCCGCTCCTTGACCGGATAATGGCAAATTTCCTGGACAATGCAAAACGGCATGGCAGAACAGCAACAGAGGTAAGAATTTCGTTTTTACCGGAAGACAGCTCGGGAACACTTGTCATCGAGGATAACGGCCAGGGCGTGCCCGCAGACAAAAAAGAGTATATCTTCGGGAAAGGACTGGGGACAAAGACGAAACTGAGCCTGTACCATACGCGGGAACTCCTTGCGATCACCGGGATCTCCATCAGGGAAACCGGGGTGGATGGAAAGGGCACGCGGTTTGAACTACGTATTCCCGGAGATTGTTTCCGCACCGGCCCGGGCGTAACGGGATAG
- a CDS encoding chemotaxis protein CheX — translation MEFDEDAQDALTELINIGVGRAAGLLNEITGSNIRLSVPEIHLIPFGELAGVNKTVLGSDLLSTVMQEFHGQFSGVTALVFPPDSALTLVNLLSGEESGTDSMDAVQVETMKEVGNIIINAVMGSISNILSENLSFSLPVYFEGQLSTIATDRFRGMQDDWVVIAKTQFLIESKKIEGTILLVFEVGSLERLMECIRKTHS, via the coding sequence ATGGAGTTCGACGAAGATGCACAGGATGCACTCACCGAACTGATCAATATCGGGGTGGGGAGGGCGGCCGGTCTCCTCAACGAGATCACCGGCTCCAATATCCGGCTCAGCGTCCCGGAGATCCACCTTATTCCGTTCGGGGAACTTGCCGGTGTCAATAAAACCGTCCTTGGATCCGATCTCCTGTCTACAGTCATGCAGGAATTCCACGGGCAGTTCTCCGGAGTCACGGCGCTGGTCTTTCCCCCGGACAGTGCACTCACGCTCGTGAACCTTCTCTCAGGAGAAGAAAGCGGCACCGACAGCATGGACGCAGTCCAGGTCGAGACGATGAAAGAAGTAGGAAACATCATTATCAACGCCGTAATGGGATCGATCTCCAATATCCTTTCTGAGAACCTGTCATTTTCCCTTCCCGTATATTTCGAGGGGCAGCTGAGTACGATTGCCACAGACCGGTTTCGCGGAATGCAGGACGACTGGGTAGTTATCGCAAAGACACAGTTCCTGATCGAGTCGAAGAAAATTGAGGGGACTATCCTCCTTGTTTTCGAAGTCGGGTCGCTTGAACGGCTTATGGAGTGCATACGGAAAACACACAGCTGA
- a CDS encoding response regulator → MAHVLVIEDSSFQRKIISTVLEENGHEVTLAKNGKEGLGLAEAARPDLIISDLLMPETDGFQVLETLMQKELRIPAIILTSDIQKTTLNRCKSLGAAAVLNKPVNRDEVLAAVNEILTGP, encoded by the coding sequence ATGGCTCACGTGCTTGTAATTGAAGACTCATCGTTCCAGCGCAAGATCATATCGACCGTTCTTGAAGAAAACGGGCACGAGGTCACCCTTGCAAAGAACGGGAAAGAAGGTCTCGGCCTGGCAGAAGCGGCCCGGCCGGATCTCATTATTTCGGATCTCCTCATGCCCGAAACAGACGGATTCCAGGTCCTTGAGACACTCATGCAAAAGGAACTGCGCATTCCGGCGATCATCCTGACCTCGGATATCCAGAAGACCACCCTGAACAGATGTAAAAGTCTCGGGGCTGCCGCAGTGCTCAACAAACCGGTGAACCGGGATGAGGTGCTTGCAGCAGTAAACGAGATCCTTACAGGCCCGTGA
- a CDS encoding response regulator, with protein sequence MYSVLFVDDEPDLLDITKLFLEASGKFHVDTCGSAADALALPGLAAYDAVITDFQMPVMNGIEFLKEIRQKFGDLPVLIFTGHSREDIVIEALNSGADFYVQKGGDPEAQYTELGYKTLQAILRRRAEQSVDSYTRIFATIPVGLLLLNADLEIRQASEVIARMVLREPADIIGEQAGAGLGCIHSREVPEGCGHSRYCPDCPLRNGVRKVLANDISVRDAIIPLTLLIGGKPTDRLLRVNAGPVILKNARYVIVAIDDVTSIQAGLAGSA encoded by the coding sequence ATGTACTCCGTTCTTTTTGTAGATGACGAGCCGGATCTGCTCGACATCACCAAACTTTTCCTCGAAGCATCCGGAAAATTCCATGTGGATACCTGCGGATCGGCAGCGGATGCCCTTGCCCTGCCCGGTCTTGCCGCGTACGATGCGGTTATCACCGATTTCCAGATGCCGGTCATGAACGGTATTGAATTTTTAAAAGAGATCCGGCAGAAATTTGGCGATCTGCCGGTGCTTATCTTTACCGGCCACAGCCGCGAAGACATCGTGATCGAAGCCCTCAACAGCGGCGCGGATTTTTACGTCCAGAAAGGCGGCGATCCCGAAGCCCAGTACACGGAACTCGGGTACAAGACACTTCAGGCAATCCTCCGGCGCCGGGCTGAACAATCGGTGGATTCCTATACCAGGATCTTTGCCACGATCCCGGTCGGCCTTTTGCTGTTAAACGCAGATCTCGAGATCCGGCAGGCGTCGGAAGTCATTGCCCGCATGGTCCTGCGGGAGCCGGCCGATATCATCGGGGAGCAGGCCGGGGCCGGGCTCGGGTGCATCCACAGCCGGGAAGTACCCGAAGGCTGCGGCCATTCCCGGTACTGCCCGGATTGTCCGTTAAGAAACGGTGTCAGGAAGGTTCTTGCCAACGATATTTCTGTCCGCGATGCGATCATCCCGCTTACTCTCCTTATCGGGGGGAAACCCACGGACCGCCTGCTCCGGGTGAACGCCGGGCCGGTCATCCTTAAAAATGCCCGGTACGTGATTGTGGCAATCGATGATGTGACAAGCATTCAGGCCGGGCTTGCCGGGTCTGCCTGA